The window CGGGCCGCGAGGACGCTCCCGTGACCACGACCGCCGCCGGGCTGTCCACGCTCGTGCAGCTCGTCGCGGGCGGCCTGGGCTGCACGCTGCTGCCGCGTACCGCCCTCAAGCTGGAGACGACCCGCAGCAGCCAGCTCCTCACCGGGTACTTCGCGAACCCGGCGCCCACCCGCCGCGTCGCCCTCGCCATGCGGACGGGGGCGGCGCGCGCAGCGGAGTACGAGGAGCTGGCCTCCGCCCTGCGTGAGGCCCTGCGTCCGCTGCCCGTTCGGGTGTTGGACGCGAACGCCTGAGCCCCGCGTGGCCTGCACGGGCGGCGAGGAGCAGGGGTGACCGGCGGCTTGGCGCACCGGCGACCGCGTCCGACCCGTGCCTACTCCGTGCGCAGGCCGTCCGGTCGCATCAGCCGGAGGAGCGGCGGCAGGCTGAGCAGTGTCACCGCGAGGACGACACCGGCACCGACGCCCAGCATCGACAGCACACTCGTCCAGGCCACCATGATCGGCGTGTCCGTCATCCGCAGCAGGACCGCGCCCAGCGTCAGTCCCACCACCGAGGACAGCAGCAGGCCCAGGGCGATCGGGATCGCCGTCTGCCACAGCACCGACAGGCTCAGCGTGCGGCGCCGGGTGCCGAAGGCGACCAGGGACGACAGCAGCTTCTTGCGGTCGCGCAGCTGCTCCAGCTGGGAGACCAGCAGACTCGCGCCGATCAGCATCATGACGCAGACGGCGCCGACGAACAGGCCGGTGCGGATGGCGCCGTAGCGGTCGGCCGTCTGGGTGGAGTACCAGGTCATGGGGTAGGACAGCGGGTCCGCGGCCGTCGACGCGTTCCGTACGCGGTCGTACACGTCCGGCACGGAGCGGTCGAGCTTGAGGTACACCTGCCCCCGCAGTGCCGGCGCGGCCGCCGCGGGCAAGGCCTTCGGGGTGAGCAGGAAGCCACCTCGCTGCCGGCCCATGAAGTCCTCTTGCGTCCGCGCCGCCTTCAGGTCCTTCGGCACGGTCCAGGCGATCTCCTGCCGCGGCGGGCCGCCGTCGTACGACGGGTCCAGATACACCGTCCGGCCCGGCTGCTTCACCAGCTCCCGGGTGTCCCCGTCGTACTCCGAGTTCGACACGTAGAAGATGTCGCCGTCCCGGCAGGAGGGAAGCTCGGCCGTCTGGCGCAGCGACGCGCAGTCTCCGACGGTCATCTCGGCACCCATGTCCGGGTCCTTGCGCCGCTCGCCCAGGTAGCCCTCGGCGTACGCGTAGACCTGCTGGACACCCTTGGTGTCCCGGAACTCCGCGACCGCCGGGTCGAGTGGGGCGTTGCGGGACAGGGCCACCTCCATCTGCGCCCGCTGGGTGTCGTACCGGGACTGCTTCGTGTAGTTGCTCTCCACCCCGGCGAACAGCATCTGCAGCGCGATCGCCCCGGCGACCGCCACCGCGACGCCGTTCACCATGCGGGCCGCCGTACCGCTGCTCAACTGGAGCCTGCGGACGGCGAGTTGCCAGGCGACGCCGCCCGAGCCGAGCCGGGCGACGACCGCCTCGACGACCCACGGCAGCAGGGTGGTCACGCCGATGAGCAGCAGGAGGACGCCGCCGATCACCAGGTACTCGTTGAAGGTGCCGTTGTCGCGGCCCTGGCCGATCATCGGCCAGAGCATCGCGAGGCCGCCCAGCGGCAGCAGCAGCCGCCACCACAGCCGGCGCCGCGAGGGCTTCGCCGTACGCACCACGCCGAGCGGCTCGATCACCACGCCGCGCATCGCGAACAGCGTGACCAGCACGGCGGCCGCCGGGACCGCGAGGCCGACCAGCAGGGCCAGCGCGGGGGAGGGGTTGAGGTAGCTCGGGAAGACGCTGACGTCGAACACCTCGACCGAGCCCGCGATCTGGCGGCCGATCAGGAAGAAGCCCGTACCGAAGACCAGTCCGAGCACCGCGCCCGCCAGTGCCTCGCCGGCCGCGATCCGCCGGGTCATCCGGCTGTCGGAGCCGACCAGCCGCAGCGCCGCGAGGCGGCGGTCGCGCCGCTCGCCGCCGAAGCGCACGGCGGCGGCGATGAAGACGGCGACCGGCATCAGCAGCACCACGAAGACGACGATGACCAGCAGGAGCAGTACGGGGTCGGTCTGCGTCTCGGTCGGGCTCGTGTCCCCGAACCGCTCGATCCGGGCGACCCGGGCGCCGTCGATGTGCGGCGCGAGGCCGTCGCCGCCCCGGAAGAAGGCGAGTTCGTGCGAGCCGATCAGCCCGCTCTCCCCGATGGTCCCGACGATCCGCTGCGGCAGCCGCTCGCGCAGCAGCTTGGCGTCGTCCGACTCCAGCAGCCTCTTCAGCGCGGGGGAGACGACCATCTCGCCCACCGCCGGGAACTTCTCCAGTCCCGGCGGCAGTGGGGCCCGGGCTCCCTCGGGCTCCAGGGCCCGGCCGCGGATGTCCTTGTTGCGGAAGTCCGTGTCGACGTCCGCGACGATCAGGGTGCGGTCCGACTTCTTCAGATCCGTGTAGCTGTAGTCGATGTCGGCACGGGCGCTCTCCCGCTCGTGCCGGACCGACTGCATGTTGGGGACCGCGGTCGTCAGCAGCAGCAGCGCCACCCCGAGCCCGACCCCGACGGCCGTCAGCAGGGCACGGACCCAGCCCTCACGTCCGCCGGCGAAGGCGAACCGGACCCCCATGCCCAGGTCCTTGGCCCACTGGCCGACGCTCATACGACGCGCTCCATGTCCCGGGACTTGCCGTCCCGTACGACGATCTCGCGGTCGGAGTAGGCGGCGACCCGCGCCTCGTGCGTGACGAGGACGACGGCGGCGTTGGCCGACCGGGCGGCGTCCGTCAGCAGCTCCATCACGCGCTCGCCGTTGAGGGAGTCGAGCGCGCCGGTCGGCTCGTCGGCGAACAGCACACGCGGGTCGGTGACCAGTGCGCGGGCCACGGCGACGCGCTGCCCCTGGCCGCCGGAGACCTCACCGGGCCGCTTCTTCTTCAGGTCGTCGACCTCCAGCCGCTCCATCCAGGTCAGGGCGGCCTTCTCGGCCTCCTTGCGGGAGGTCCCGTTCAGCCGCAGCGGAAGGGCGACGTTCTCGACGCAGGTGAGTTCCGGTACGAGCTGCCCGAACTGGAAGACGAACCCGAACTCGGAGCGCCGCAGCGCACTGCGCTGGGCGTCGCTCATGGTGGCCAGCTCACGCCCGTTGTAGGTGATGGACCCCGAGTCGGGCGGCACGATGCCGGCGAGACAGTGCAGCAGCGTCGACTTGCCGGAGCCGGACGGGCCCATCACGGCGACGACCTCGCCGGGGTGGATGGAGAACTCGGCCCCGTCGAGCGCGACGGTCGGGCCGTAGGCCTTGCGCAGCTCGTGGGCCGCGAGCAGGGAACCCGGAGGCGGAGTCACTTGACCACCACCTCGGCCAGCTTGTCGAGGCGCGCGGCGGTGAGCTCCAGCCAGCGCAGGTCGGCCTCGAGGTGGAAGAGGGCGTGGTCGCAGATGAGCTGGTCGGCGAGATCCCCCTTCCTCTTGCGGTCGGTGAGGATCCGCATCATGCGCAGGTGCTCGGCGCGCTGGGTGTCGAGGATGTCGGCCGCGTTGCGCCGGGTGAGCAGCGCGAGGACGACCTTGGTGTAGAGGGTCGACTGAAGGTACGGCTCCGGCTTCTCGGGCGTCGCGAGCCACTGCTGTACGTCGGTGATCCCGGCGTCGGTGATGGCGTACCGCTTGCGCTCGGGCCCGCCGCCGGGCTCGATCCCGTCGACCTCGACGAGCCCGTTCTTCAGCAGCCGGGACATCGTCGAGTAGACCTGGCCGTAGTGCAGCGGCCGGTCGTGACCGAACTTCTCGTCGAAGGCCCGCTTCAGGTCGTAGCCGTGGCGGGGGCCGGACTCCAGGAGTCCCAGAAGGGTGTGACCGATTGACATGCCCAGCACTGTATATGCGGTGTATACCCCGGCTGTATACACGGCGTGTGTACAGCCGGACGGTACGTGCGACGGCCCAGGTGGGGGCCGATTGTCACGGTTCTGCTACTGAGACTCGGGTGGGTTCGCCGGAGGGCGACCTCTGCGGGGAATCGGCTTGGCCTCACCCGGCAACCGCCCCGCTTCCGCGAGGGCGCGCCGCAACAGGAACTCGATCTGGGCGTTGGCTGAGCGCAGTTCGTCTCCCGCCCACCGCGCCAGCGCCTCGTACACGGACGGGTCCAGCCGCAGCAGCACCTGCTTGCGCTGCTGCGGCCGCCGCCTCGGCGAGGACTCCTCCGAAGGGACCGTCACTGGTAAAGCGTCCCGGTGTTGAGTACGGGCTGCGGTGCGCGGTCCCCGCACAGCACCACCATCAGGTTCGACACCATCGCCGCCTTCCGCTCATCGTCCAGCTCCACGATGTCCCGCTCGGAGATCCGCGCGAGCGCCGCCTCCACCATGCCCACCGCACCGTCGACGATCTGCCGCCGTGCCGCGACGACCGCCCCCGCCTGCTGTCGCTGGAGCATCGCGGAGGCGATCTCGGGAGCGTACGCGAGATGCGTGAAGCGCGACTCGATGATCTGGACGCCGGCCGCCTCCACGCGCGCGTGCAGTTCGAAGGCGAGCTTCTCGGTGATCTCCTCGGCGTTGCCGCGCAGTGAGAGGCCACCCTCGTCATGGGCGTCGTACGGGTACTCGATGGCGATGTGCCGTACGGCCGCTTCCGTCTGGGTGGCCACGAACTCCAGGTAGTTGTCCACCTCGAAGCTCGCCTGCGCGGTGTCCTCGACCTTCCACACCACGACCGCGGCGAGCTCGATCGGGTTGCCGTAGGCGTCGTTGACCTTGAGGACGGCCGTCTCGTGGTTGCGGACCCGGGTCGAGATCTTCGTGCGGGACGTGAAGGGGTTCACCCAGCGCAGCCCGTCCTCCCGGATCGTCCCCCGGTACCGCCCGAAGAGCTGGACGACCCGCGCCTCGCCCGGCGCGACCATGTTCAGCCCGCACATGGCCAGGAGCGCGGCTATGTCGACCAGGATGCCGGTGATGATCAGCGCCGCCTTGCCGCCGGCCCCGGTGACCGCGGTCGCGCCGACGATCACCCCCGTGCCGACCAGCAGTCCGACCAGGCCCAGCAGCAGGGCGAGCCCGCCGCCGATGCTGTGCGCGGTGAACTCGCGGACGCGTGGTGCGGGCATCTCGGGTACGTCGGGTACGTCGGGTACCTCGGGTGCGTCGGCGGTGACGGACGTGGCGTCGTTCTTGCCGTTCGGCATGGGTGGTCTCCCCCGTTTTCTCCGCGAAGCCGCGGACGGCCTCGTCTATCTCTGAACTAGCTAAGTGATATCAGATTACCCCGACCGGGCAACCCTATGCACCTCTCAGCCGTCGGTTCCGATGGGACGGGTGCTGATTGTCACGTCCGCAAAAGACCGGATCGACCGGCCTTTGTCACAACTTCCGGTGTTAGCTTTCTGAGCTGACCTGAGCGGCGAACCTGTGTGGCACAAGTGCACACAAGAGCGAAGCGGAGCGGAACGGACCCATGGGACGAGCGGAAGAGAGACGAGCGCGGCAGCGCGGCGGCCGCCGCGCGGCGCCCCGGCGTTCGTCCGGGACGCCGTCGAACACGGGGGCGGCCGAGTCGACCACCGTCATCGGCGCATCGTCAGCCGCGGTCGGCGGCCGGGCCGCGGCCCGCCGGGCGGCCAAGAGCGGGGGCAAGGGCGGTGACGGCAAGGGCCGAATACGCCGGCTGTTCACCTGGAAGAAGATCCTCGGCACGTTCCTCGGCGTCTGCCTGCTCGGCATCGGCGCCTTCATCGCGCTGTATCTGTACGTGGACATCCCGAAGGACAGCGCCGCGGCCCAGGCCGCCCAGCGCCAGAGCAACGTCTACAAGTACAGCGACGGCGCGATGCTGGCCCGCGACGGCACGGTCAACCGCGAGATCGTGGATCTGGCCAAGGTGCCGAAGGAGGTCCAGTACACCTTCGTCGCGGCCGAGAACAAGACGTTCTACAACGACAGCGGCATCGACCTGAAGGGCACGGCCCGCGGTCTGTTCAACACGCTGATGGGCAAGGGCGCGCAGGGCGGTTCGACGATCACCCAGCAGTACGTCAAGAACTACTACCTCAGCCAGGAACAGACGGTCAGCCGCAAGCTCAAGGAGATGGTCATCTCCTTGAAGGTCGACCGCCAGATGTCCAAGGACGAGATTCTCGCCGGCTACATCAACACCAGCTACTACGGCCGCGGCGCCTACGGCATCCAGGCCGCCGCCCAGGCCTACTACCACGTCGACGCCGAGAAGCTCTCCGTCCGGCAGGGCGCGTACCTCGCCGCGCTGCTCCAGGCGCCGAGCCAGTACGACTGGCAGGCCGCGTCCGACACCGGCAAGAAGCTGGTGACCAACCGGTGGAACTACGTCCTGGACAACATGGTCGAGGAGGGCTGGCTGGACAAGGCCGAGCGCCAGGGCATGACGTTCCCGAAGCCGAAGGAGCCGAAGCCCACCGCCGGCCGGGAGGGCCAGAAGGGCTATCTGATCGAGCTCGCCAACCGTCAGCTGGAGGACCAGCTGATGAAGCAGGAGGGCATCACACGCTCCCAGGCCGAGGCCGAGGTCGTCGACCAGGGCTGGACCATCACCCTGAACATCGACAAGAAGAAGCAGGCCGAGCTGGAGAAGGCCGTCAAGGCGCAGCTGACCAGCAAGCTGGACAAGAAGAAGCGGCCCGTCGACGCGGACATCCAGGCCGGCGCGGCCTCCGTCGATCCCGAGACGGGGAAGGTCGTCGCGCTGTACGGCGGCGTGGACTACTTCAAGCACTACACGAGCAACGCGACCCGCACGGACTACCAGCCCGCCTCCACGTTCAAGCCGGTGATCCTCGCCGCCGCGCTGGAGGAGAACTCCGAGACGCAGTCCGGCAAGCCGATCACCGCGAACACGATCTACGACGGCACCAGCAAGCGCCCGGTCGTGTACAGCAACGGCAACAAGGTCGGCTTCGCCCCCGAGAACGAGGACGACGAGAACTACGGGCCCATCACCGTCCAGACGGCGATGAACAAGTCCGTCAACTCCGTCTTCGCGCAGATGGGCGTCGACGTCGGCATGAAGAACGTCATGGACGTGGCGGCCAAGCTCGGCATGGACACCACCAACGAGCAGGCCGTGCCCGCGCAGACCCTGGGCACCATGGGCGCGAGCCCGCTGCAGATGGCCGGGGTGTACGCGACCCTCGACAACCACGGCAAGAAGGTCACCCCGAGCATCCTCAAGAAGGCCGAGCACAACAGTCGCAGCGTCGAGCTCCCGAACCCGATCGGCGAGGAGGTCATCAGCCGCGAGGCCGCCGACTCGGTGACCTCGGTGCTGACGGGTGTGGTCGCCGACGGTACGGCGCAGAAGGCCGTGGCGAACAACCCCAAGCGCGACGGCCAGAAGGTCGCCGGCAAGACGGGTACGTCCGACGACAACAAGTCGGCCTGGTTCACCGGCTACACGCCCGACCTGGTCACCTCGGTCGGCCTGTTCGGTGAGGACGACAAGGCCCCGCACCCGCAGGTCAAGATGTACGGCGCGGCCGGCGAGGACCGCGTCAACGGTGGTGGCTTCCCGGCGGAGATCTGGGCGGCGTACATGTTCGGCGTGACCAAGACGGACGCCAGGTTCGACCTGGACACCGACCAGGGCGCGGCCGTCCAGCCGACCTGGACGCCGACGCCGACGCAGGCGCCGACGAGCCAGGAGCCGACGGAGGAGCCGACGACCCAGAAGCCGACGGAGACGCCGACGACCCAGGAGCCGACGGAGACGCCGACGACCCAGGAGCCGACGGAGGCACCGACGACCGAGCCGCCCACGGCGGCGCCGACGGAAGAACCGACGGGCGACATCACCCTGGACCCGGGCAGACCTGACGACGGTCAGTAGCTACGGAGAAGGGCGCCCGGCATGCTGCCGGGCGCCCTTCTCCTTGTCTCCTTGCGCTTTTCAGCCCCGACTCAACTCGAACCAGACGACCTTCCCGGTACTGAGCCGAGTCGCTCCCCACCGGCGGGCCAGCCGATTGACCAGGTACAGCCCACGCCCGCCCTCATCGGTGGCCCGAGCCTGCCGCAGCCGCGGCAACTGCGGCACGTCGTCCCCGACCTCGCACCGCAGCACATCGGTCCGCAGCAGCCGCAACGTCACCGGCCGCGAGGCATACCGCACCGCGTTGGTCACGACCTCGCTGACCAGCAGCTCGACCGAGTCGGTGAGTTCCTCCATGCCCCAGCGGGCCAACGCGCGCCGCGCAAGCCGCCGGGCCCGGCCGGGCGCCGCGTCCTCCGGCTCCAGGAACCAGTACGCCACGTCGCTCGGCGCGATCCCGTCGAAGCGGGCGGCGAGCAGCGCGATGTCGTCGTCCCGGTCGCCCGGGCCGAGCATGTCGAGCACCTCGTCGCACAGGGCCTCGAGGGGCGGTGGATGGTCGGGGCCGGTGAGCTGCGCGGTGGCGGCGAGCTTCTCGCGCAGCTGCTCTATGCCGGTCCACACGTCGCGCAGGCGGGACTCGACCAGGCCGTCGGTGTAGAGGAGCAGGGTCGCTCCGGCCGGTGCGTCGAGCTCGACGGCCTCGAAGTCGACGCCGCCGACGCCGATCGGCGCGCCCGCCGGTACGCGCAGTACCTCCGCCCGGCCGCCCAGGTGCAGCAGGACGGGCGGCGGGTGGCCGGCGTTGGCGATGGTGATGCGGTGCGATACCGGGTCGTAGACGGCGTACAGGCAGGTCGCCATGCGGTCGGTGCCCAGGCGCTGGGCCTGTTCGTCGAGGTGGTGCAGGACCTCCTGCGGGGGCAGGTCGAGCCCGGCGAGGGTCTGGGCCGTGGTCCGCAGCTGGCCCATGATCGCGGCCGAGGTCATGGAGTGGCCCATGACGTCACCGACGACCAGCGCCACACGGCTGCCCGGCAGCGGGATGGCGTCGTACCAGTCGCCGCCCACCCGGGCGGTCTCGGCGGCCGGAAGATAGCGGGAGGCGAGCCGCACGCCGGTCGGGCGGGGGAGCGTCTCGGGCAGCATCGTCCGCTGGAGCTCGTCGGCGATGTACGCCTCACGGCCGTACAGCACCGCCTTGTCGATGCCGAGCGCGCTGTGCGTGGCGAGCTGGGCGGCGACGAGGAGGTCGTCGGGCTCGAAGGCGATGCGATCCGGGCGGCGCAGGAAGACCGCGGCGCCGATGACACGGCGGCGGCCGCGCAGCGGGGCGAGGATCGCGCGCTGACCGTCGGGGATGATCAACTCGCCGTCGTCGCCGAGGAGTTCGGGCAGGGCGGCGCGGGCGGCGGGCGCGTCGGCGAAGACGGGACGCACGCCGCGCAGCACCTCGGCGAGCGCACCGCCGGGCCGCACCTCGCACAGTTCGGCGGTGACGGCGGACAGCTCGGCCAGCTCGTTCGGCTCCGGCTGCTGCGACCCCGCGGCCAGGAAGCCGCCCTCGGTGTCCCGCTCCTCCGGGATCCGGTCGGTGCGGCGCAACCGCAGCACGACGGGCCCTGTGGGCCGCTCGTCGCCGACCGGCAGCGGGTCGCGCAGATAGACGAGGATCGCGTCGGAGAAGGTCGGCACGGTCGCCCGGCACAGCCCCATCACGATCTCGTCCAGGTCGATGCCGCGGGCGATCCGCCGGGTGGCGGCGCCCACGAAGCGCAGCCGGTCCCCGTCCCGCCGCATCGGCGTGGGCCGCCCGGGCGGCAGCCCCTGTCCGGAGCGCCGCTCGGCGGCGGACTGCGGCTGCTCGGCGCCGGGCTGCGGCGGTATGGCCTCCGGAACGGGCCGCGGCCGGTGGGTGTCGGGCTCGGCGGCGACGGAGGGCTGCGAGTGCTCGGGGCCGTTGCCGGGGATGTCTGAGGGCTCCTTGCTCGGGCCGGACGGTGCGGTGGTGCCCGGCGTGGAGGGGGTCTCTCCGGTGCGCGCCTGCGCGGGTAAGGCGGTGCCCCCGCGGGCGTCGCCGGCAGCGGAGTGCGACGGTGTGGAGTGCGCCGTAGACGGTGTCGAGGTACGCACGAGCGCCCCGCGGGGTTCCGCGGGGTCGACGCCCGTCTCGGGGCGTTCGAAGGAGATCGGCTGCTCCGTCACGCCTTTCGAATCCATCCGTCCGGGGCTGCGCGCCATGCATGCAGTTCGTCCCGCCGAGACTCCGATACCCGGAATACGTGCCCCAGGAACGGAATCACCGCGTGACCAGAGGCAGTTCCTGTGCAGCCGGTGGACCGTCTGTTCCTGCCGGCGTTGCCCTGGTAACCCTCGCTCACGTCCTGCCGCCCCTCGGTGACGATCGGTCAAGCCCGGCGCGCAATCCGGTAGTTGTTCCTGCGCGCCCTTGCGGAGGACGATCCTACGTTTGTTGCCCGGGGGCGCATCAAGGGTCTCACGAGGACAGGTGCGCGGGCGTGCGATCCCAGTCCTCAGGCAAAGAAGGTACAGCCCAGGTGGGATCCGGTCGCCAGTGCTGCCAGCCGTCCGAGAACGGCGGCCCCCAGGCGCGGATCACCTCCACCGCGTCACGCCCCGCCTCCCGCACCCGCGCGGCGAGCCCGTCGTCCACCAGCCCGTCCCGCTGGGCCTGCGCGAACTCGTCCTCGTCCCGCCAGTGCCAACTGCGGTCCGGGTGCACGGAGATGTCGAGAAAGTGGTCCTCCGAGTCCACCCCGCCCGCCCAACGGGCCATCGGCTCCTCAAGGTTCACGTACCAGTTCTTGAACTGCCACCCGGGCTCCCAGAACAGCCACACCGACCACGGTTCACCGGGCCGCGCGAGCTTCAGCACCCCGGTCCCGAACCACCGGTCGCGCTGGACGGAACGCGGCTTGGTGTAGCGCGTCTCGAGCGGTTCCATGTGCACCGAGGTCCCGTCGGCCAGCACGGGTTTGACACACTCCGTCCCCGGAGCCAGCCATACGGCGAGGGTCTCGGCGTCGTCCCGTACGACGGTGACGGGACGCGCGATGTGGAAGCGAGGGCCTGCGTTCTCCCGATACCGCCACAGGATCTGCGTGCCGGGCGCCCAGAAGGCCGTCGATCCGCCCGCTTCCACTTCCGTCGTCACCGCTCCACCGTCCGCCATGCACAGATATTAGGTGCCACAGGCATACGACGCTGCGGCGCGCGTCACGGTTCACACCGCGGTGGTCATTGGTTACGGCCGTGTCATCCGCAGGACATCGAGGGCCTCGTCGAGCTGCTCGACGGTGAGGTCGCCGCGCTCCACATACCCGCTGTCCAGGACGACTTGGCGGATCGTCTTCCGCTCCGCCAGCGCCTTCTTGGCGACCTTGGCGGCCTCCTCGTACCCGATGTACTTGTTGAGCGGTGTGACCACGGAGGGCGACGACTCGGCGTACTCCAGGGCCCGTTCGCGGTGGGCGACGATGCCGTCGACGGTCCGGTCGGCCAGCAGCCGGGAGGCGTTGGCGAGCAGCCGGATCGACTCCAGGACGTTCTTCGCGATGACCGGCAGCATCACGTTCAGCTCGAAGTTGCCCGCGGCGCCCGCGGTGGCCACGGTGGCGTCGTTGCCGACGACCTGCGCGGCGACCATGAGCACGGCTTCCGGGATGACCGGATTGACCTTGCCGGGCATGATCGAGGAGCCGGGTTGGAGGTCGGGGAGGCTGATCTCGGCGAGCCCAGTACGGGGGCCGGAGGCCATCCACCGCAGGTCGTTGGCGATCTTCGTCAGCCCGACCGCGATGGTCCGCAGCTGCCCGCTGGTCTCCACGATCCCGTCCCGGGCCCCCTGCGCCTCGAAGTGGTCGCGGGCCTCCGTCAGGGGCAGCCCGGTGGTGCGGGCGACCTCCTCGATGACGGCGGCGGAGAAGCCGGGCGGGGTGTTGATGCCGGTGCCGACGGCCGTACCGCCGAGGGGGAGTTCGGCGAGCCGGGGCAGGGAGGCGCCCAGCCGCTCGACGCCGTACCGCACTTGGGCGGCGTAACCGCCGAACTCCTGACCCAGCGTCACGGGCGTGGCGTCCATGAGATGGGTCCGCCCCGACTTGACGACGTCGGCGAACTCCTCGGCCTTGCGCTCCAGCGACCCGGCGAGGTGTTCAAGGGCCGGAACGAGGTCGCGGGTGACGGCCGCGGTGGCGGCGATGTGGATGGAGGACGGGAAGACGTCGTTGGACGACTGGGACGCGTTCACGTGGTCGTTCGGATGGACGTCCCGCCCGAGCCGCTCGGTCGCGAGGGTGGCGATGACCTCGTTGGTGTTCATGTTGGACGAGGTGCCGGACCCGGTCTGGAACACGTCGACGGGAAAGTGCTCGTCCCACCGCCCCTCGGCGACCTCGCCGGCCGCCTCCTGAATCGCCTCGGCGACGTCCTTGTCGAGCACCCCGAGCCGCGCGTTCACCTGCGCGGCGGCGCCCTTGATCCGGGCGAGGGCCTCGATGTGGGCCCGCTCGATGCGCTGCCCGGAGATGGGGAAGTTCTCGACGGCACGCTGGGTCTGGGCCCGCCACTTGGCGTGGACGGGGACGCGGACCTCGCCCATGGAGTCGTGCTCGATGCGATAGCCCTGCTCGGCGTCGTCGGCAGTCGTCGTCATTGTTGTACCTCCACGGGGGAGAGCGCGTGGCCCGTGGGGCCTATTCCCGTTTCAGCATCGCGCAGGCCGTCAGCCCCCGCAGGGCGGCTTGTACGGCAGGTCCGGCGACACGTACTTCTTCCAGTCGTCCGGGGTCATGGCGTGCCGGGTCGAGGCGCACAGCACCGAGCGGGCACGGGCGGTGTCGGTCTGCCACAGGCGTACGGTTCCGTCCGCGCCGCCGGTGATGAGGTGGCCGCCGCGTGGGCTGTAGACCAGCGCATACACGGCTCCGCCGTGGCCGTTGACCGGATAGCCGTACGCGCTGGTGCGGGCCGGATCGGAGACGTCCCACAGCCGGACCTGGCCGATGGCGTTCCCGCTGGCGAGCAGGGCGCCGTCGGGGGAGAAGCCGACACTGTTCGTGATGCCTCCGCCGAGCACGGGTTCCCCGACGGCGGTCGGTGAACGGGGCCGGGAGACGTCCCACAGCCGGACCTTGCTGTCCCCGCCGCCGGTCGCTATCAGCCGCGCGCGGGGGCTGGCCGCGAGGGAGAAGGCGTTCTGGGGGTTGAAGAGCTCACCGGTCAGGGAAGGCGCTTCGCCGTCGGCCGTGCGCCAGACACGCAGGTAGCCGACGGTGTCTGCGGTGTAGAGGTAGCCCCCTCGGGGCGCGGCGGCCAGGCCCTTGAGCGGGAACTGCTGTCCCCGTACCTCGCCGTCGCCCAGGGCGTCGGGTCGGCTGGGGTCGGAGACGTCCCAGACCCGCAGCCCGCCCGCTTGGTCGCCTCTGAGGACCATGGTGGTGGCGACCAGTGAGCGCCCGCCCGCGTCGAAAGCCAGGGCCCCGACCGTTTTCGTCTGGCCGGGCAGCGCCGAGCCGACCGGCAGTGGCCGGGCCGGAGCCGATACGTCCCACAGCCGTACGTCGCCGCCGAAGTCGCCGGT of the Streptomyces sp. T12 genome contains:
- a CDS encoding DUF402 domain-containing protein, which encodes MADGGAVTTEVEAGGSTAFWAPGTQILWRYRENAGPRFHIARPVTVVRDDAETLAVWLAPGTECVKPVLADGTSVHMEPLETRYTKPRSVQRDRWFGTGVLKLARPGEPWSVWLFWEPGWQFKNWYVNLEEPMARWAGGVDSEDHFLDISVHPDRSWHWRDEDEFAQAQRDGLVDDGLAARVREAGRDAVEVIRAWGPPFSDGWQHWRPDPTWAVPSLPEDWDRTPAHLSS
- a CDS encoding aspartate ammonia-lyase; the protein is MTTTADDAEQGYRIEHDSMGEVRVPVHAKWRAQTQRAVENFPISGQRIERAHIEALARIKGAAAQVNARLGVLDKDVAEAIQEAAGEVAEGRWDEHFPVDVFQTGSGTSSNMNTNEVIATLATERLGRDVHPNDHVNASQSSNDVFPSSIHIAATAAVTRDLVPALEHLAGSLERKAEEFADVVKSGRTHLMDATPVTLGQEFGGYAAQVRYGVERLGASLPRLAELPLGGTAVGTGINTPPGFSAAVIEEVARTTGLPLTEARDHFEAQGARDGIVETSGQLRTIAVGLTKIANDLRWMASGPRTGLAEISLPDLQPGSSIMPGKVNPVIPEAVLMVAAQVVGNDATVATAGAAGNFELNVMLPVIAKNVLESIRLLANASRLLADRTVDGIVAHRERALEYAESSPSVVTPLNKYIGYEEAAKVAKKALAERKTIRQVVLDSGYVERGDLTVEQLDEALDVLRMTRP
- a CDS encoding SpoIIE family protein phosphatase, with translation MDSKGVTEQPISFERPETGVDPAEPRGALVRTSTPSTAHSTPSHSAAGDARGGTALPAQARTGETPSTPGTTAPSGPSKEPSDIPGNGPEHSQPSVAAEPDTHRPRPVPEAIPPQPGAEQPQSAAERRSGQGLPPGRPTPMRRDGDRLRFVGAATRRIARGIDLDEIVMGLCRATVPTFSDAILVYLRDPLPVGDERPTGPVVLRLRRTDRIPEERDTEGGFLAAGSQQPEPNELAELSAVTAELCEVRPGGALAEVLRGVRPVFADAPAARAALPELLGDDGELIIPDGQRAILAPLRGRRRVIGAAVFLRRPDRIAFEPDDLLVAAQLATHSALGIDKAVLYGREAYIADELQRTMLPETLPRPTGVRLASRYLPAAETARVGGDWYDAIPLPGSRVALVVGDVMGHSMTSAAIMGQLRTTAQTLAGLDLPPQEVLHHLDEQAQRLGTDRMATCLYAVYDPVSHRITIANAGHPPPVLLHLGGRAEVLRVPAGAPIGVGGVDFEAVELDAPAGATLLLYTDGLVESRLRDVWTGIEQLREKLAATAQLTGPDHPPPLEALCDEVLDMLGPGDRDDDIALLAARFDGIAPSDVAYWFLEPEDAAPGRARRLARRALARWGMEELTDSVELLVSEVVTNAVRYASRPVTLRLLRTDVLRCEVGDDVPQLPRLRQARATDEGGRGLYLVNRLARRWGATRLSTGKVVWFELSRG